A genomic segment from Stenotrophomonas maltophilia encodes:
- a CDS encoding protein-glutamate methylesterase/protein-glutamine glutaminase → MTLTGNAPCRVLIVDDSAVVRQMLTEILSSDPSIDVVGTAADPLLAREKIKRLAPDVITLDVEMPRMDGLAFLENLMRLHPLPVVMISSLTERGADTTLQALALGAVDFVSKPKLDVARGLQAYADEIIAKVKMAARSRVRPLVRAAAPKLLLDAAPAMRPAAPQFRTTDRLIAIGSSAGGTEALRVVLEGMPADAPAVVMTQHLPASFSSAFAERLDRHSAMAVREASDGEAVLPGHAYLPPGGKHLRIIRDGARWRCRVDDGPAVNRHKPAVDVLFRSVAQNAGGNAIGAILTGMGDDGARGLLEMRQAGAPTLVQDEATSVVWGMPGAAFKLGAAEEQVPLERIAERLLALARG, encoded by the coding sequence ATGACCCTGACCGGCAACGCCCCCTGCCGGGTCCTGATCGTCGACGACTCCGCCGTCGTGCGCCAGATGCTCACCGAAATCCTGTCCAGCGATCCGTCCATCGACGTGGTCGGCACCGCCGCCGACCCGCTGCTGGCGCGCGAGAAGATCAAGCGCCTGGCCCCGGACGTGATCACGCTGGATGTGGAAATGCCGCGCATGGACGGGCTGGCGTTCCTGGAAAACCTGATGCGCCTGCACCCGCTGCCGGTGGTGATGATCTCCTCGTTGACCGAGCGCGGCGCCGACACCACGCTGCAGGCGCTGGCCTTGGGTGCGGTGGATTTCGTCTCCAAGCCGAAGCTGGACGTGGCGCGCGGCTTGCAGGCCTACGCCGACGAGATCATCGCCAAGGTCAAGATGGCGGCGCGCTCGCGGGTCCGCCCGCTGGTGCGCGCTGCCGCGCCGAAGCTCCTGCTGGACGCCGCGCCTGCGATGCGTCCCGCTGCGCCGCAGTTCCGTACCACCGACCGGCTGATCGCAATCGGCTCATCGGCCGGCGGTACCGAAGCGCTGCGCGTGGTGCTGGAAGGCATGCCTGCCGACGCGCCCGCCGTGGTGATGACCCAGCACCTGCCGGCCAGCTTCAGCAGCGCCTTCGCCGAACGCCTGGACCGGCACTCGGCGATGGCCGTGCGCGAGGCCAGCGACGGCGAAGCGGTGCTGCCCGGCCATGCCTACCTGCCGCCAGGCGGCAAGCACCTGCGGATCATCCGTGACGGTGCGCGCTGGCGTTGCCGCGTCGACGACGGCCCGGCAGTGAACCGGCACAAGCCCGCAGTGGACGTGCTGTTCCGCTCGGTCGCGCAGAACGCCGGCGGCAACGCCATCGGCGCCATCCTCACCGGCATGGGCGATGACGGCGCACGTGGCCTGCTGGAGATGCGCCAGGCCGGCGCGCCGACACTGGTGCAGGACGAGGCCACCAGCGTGGTCTGGGGCATGCCGGGTGCAGCGTTCAAGCTCGGCGCCGCCGAGGAACAGGTGCCGCTG
- the cheD gene encoding chemoreceptor glutamine deamidase CheD: MNASLRTDDVMRYQDARFKTIAAKLLPTQYLVVDDTTALTTTLGSCVAACLRDPVLKIGGMNHFLLPEGNAGDGAPARYGSYAMELLINDMLKRGAHRKRIEAKVFGGANVLKGFTSNPVGTRNAEFVRQYLQAEHIPIIAEDLCGIHPRKIWFFADTGRVVVQRLPHAHEAEVAATESAVRARLSKAPVTGGVELFE, translated from the coding sequence ATGAACGCCTCGCTGCGTACCGACGATGTGATGCGCTATCAGGACGCACGCTTCAAGACCATCGCCGCCAAGCTGTTGCCGACCCAATACCTGGTGGTCGATGACACCACCGCGCTGACCACCACCCTGGGTTCCTGCGTGGCCGCCTGCCTGCGCGACCCGGTGCTGAAGATCGGTGGCATGAACCACTTCCTGCTGCCTGAAGGCAATGCTGGCGACGGTGCGCCCGCACGCTACGGCAGCTATGCGATGGAACTGCTGATCAACGACATGCTCAAGCGTGGCGCCCACCGCAAGCGCATCGAAGCCAAGGTGTTCGGCGGTGCCAACGTGCTGAAGGGTTTCACCAGCAACCCGGTCGGCACCCGCAACGCCGAGTTCGTGCGCCAGTACCTGCAGGCCGAACACATCCCGATCATTGCCGAGGACCTGTGCGGCATCCATCCGCGCAAGATCTGGTTCTTCGCCGATACCGGCCGCGTGGTGGTGCAGCGCCTGCCGCATGCCCATGAGGCCGAAGTGGCCGCGACCGAATCGGCGGTGCGTGCGCGCCTGTCCAAGGCCCCGGTCACCGGCGGCGTGGAGCTGTTCGAATGA
- a CDS encoding CheR family methyltransferase — MDMSPVQSPTPIVTGPREFEFADRDFRRVCDLIYQRVGIALAPAKRDMVYGRLSRRLRTLGMRSFQQYLDHLEQEDGDEWQAFTNALTTNLTSFFREPHHFDKLREELQQRSSRTPLLLWSCAASTGEEPYSMAITACEAFGTLKPPVRIIATDVDTQVLATAGRGVYNIDRVTSLDPDLRRRYFQRGSGPNEGQCRVLPALRELIEFRPLNLLAPRYDVGGPFDALFCRNVMIYFDKPTQRAILGRLVQHLSDDGLLYTGHSENYLHAADLIQPCGRTLYRRAAKAGA; from the coding sequence ATGGACATGTCCCCCGTGCAAAGTCCCACTCCCATCGTCACCGGCCCGCGCGAATTCGAGTTCGCCGACCGTGATTTCCGCCGCGTCTGCGACCTGATCTACCAGCGCGTGGGCATCGCCCTTGCGCCGGCAAAGCGCGACATGGTCTATGGCCGCCTGTCGCGCCGCCTGCGTACGCTGGGCATGCGCAGCTTCCAGCAGTACCTGGACCACCTGGAGCAGGAGGACGGTGACGAGTGGCAGGCGTTCACCAACGCGCTGACCACCAACCTGACCTCGTTCTTCCGCGAACCGCACCACTTCGACAAGCTGCGCGAGGAGCTGCAGCAGCGCTCCAGCCGCACGCCGTTGCTGCTGTGGTCGTGCGCGGCGTCCACCGGCGAAGAGCCCTACTCGATGGCGATCACCGCCTGCGAGGCCTTCGGCACCCTGAAGCCGCCGGTACGCATCATTGCCACCGACGTCGATACCCAGGTGCTGGCCACCGCCGGCCGCGGTGTCTACAACATCGATCGCGTCACCAGCCTGGATCCGGACCTGCGCCGCCGCTACTTCCAGCGCGGCAGCGGCCCCAACGAGGGCCAGTGTCGCGTGTTGCCGGCGTTGCGCGAGTTGATCGAGTTCCGCCCGCTGAACCTGCTCGCCCCGCGCTACGACGTCGGCGGCCCGTTCGACGCGCTGTTCTGCCGCAACGTGATGATCTACTTCGACAAGCCGACCCAGCGCGCCATCCTCGGCCGCCTGGTGCAGCACCTGTCCGACGATGGCCTGCTCTACACCGGTCACTCGGAAAACTATCTGCACGCCGCCGACCTGATCCAGCCCTGCGGCCGCACCCTGTACCGCCGTGCGGCAAAGGCCGGCGCATGA